A single Pantoea rwandensis DNA region contains:
- a CDS encoding DNA topoisomerase III — MRLFIAEKPSLARAIADVLPKPHRRGDGFIACGNDQMVTWCVGHLLEQAQPDSYDSRYARWNLADLPIIPEKWRLQPRPSVAKQLKVIEGLLQQASEVVHAGDPDREGQLLVDEVLDYLQLAPEKRQKVQRCLINDLNPSAVERAVSRLRENREFIPLCVSALARARADWLYGINMTRAWTLLGRNAGYDGVLSVGRVQTPVLGLVVRRDEEIENFIPKDYFEVKAHIVTPKDERFVASWIPSDACEPWQDEEGRLLHRSLADHVLERINGKPAIVTGYNDKRESDTAPLPFSLSSLQIEAAKRFGLSAQNVLDCCQRLYETHKLITYPRSDSRYLPDEHFAGRHAVLNAIQAHQPNLTPPTDFNPDQKNRCWDDKKVDAHHAIIPTARASKVNLTENEANIYGLVARQYLMQFCPDAVFRKCVIDLEIGGGKFVAKARFLAEAGWRALLGSKERDEENDGTPLPVVAKGDELLCERGEVLAKQTQPPRPFTDATLLSAMTGIARFVQDKELKKVLRATDGLGTEATRAGIIELLFRRTFLLKKGRYIHSTDAGRALIHALPEMAARPDMTAQWESTLTRISEKACRYDEFMQPLVATLIGLIGEARQRPSLQSFRGIAAPAAKRKAKPKSTRRKTKETE; from the coding sequence ATGCGTTTGTTTATTGCTGAAAAACCCAGCCTGGCGCGTGCCATTGCTGATGTACTGCCGAAACCGCATCGACGCGGTGACGGTTTTATTGCCTGTGGCAACGATCAGATGGTCACCTGGTGTGTTGGGCATTTGTTGGAACAGGCGCAGCCGGACAGCTATGACAGCCGCTATGCGCGCTGGAATCTTGCCGACCTGCCGATCATTCCGGAAAAGTGGCGTTTACAGCCACGCCCGTCGGTGGCGAAGCAACTCAAAGTGATTGAGGGTTTGCTGCAACAGGCGAGTGAAGTGGTGCACGCCGGTGACCCGGATCGTGAAGGTCAGCTGTTGGTGGATGAAGTGCTGGACTACCTGCAACTCGCGCCGGAAAAGCGGCAGAAAGTGCAGCGCTGTCTGATCAACGATCTCAACCCCTCCGCCGTGGAGCGAGCAGTAAGCCGTTTACGTGAGAATCGCGAGTTTATCCCGCTCTGCGTCTCCGCATTGGCCCGCGCCCGCGCAGATTGGCTCTACGGCATCAATATGACCCGTGCCTGGACGCTGTTAGGCCGCAATGCCGGTTATGATGGCGTGTTGTCGGTCGGTCGCGTACAAACGCCGGTGCTCGGCCTGGTGGTGCGTCGCGATGAAGAGATCGAAAACTTCATCCCGAAAGATTACTTCGAAGTGAAAGCGCACATCGTGACGCCGAAGGATGAGCGTTTTGTTGCCAGTTGGATACCCAGCGACGCCTGCGAACCCTGGCAGGATGAGGAAGGTCGCCTGTTACATCGATCGCTTGCCGATCACGTCTTAGAGCGCATCAACGGCAAGCCGGCGATAGTGACGGGCTATAACGACAAACGGGAATCTGACACCGCGCCATTGCCGTTTTCGCTCTCCAGCCTGCAGATCGAGGCGGCAAAGCGTTTCGGCCTGAGTGCGCAAAACGTACTGGACTGCTGCCAGCGTCTGTACGAAACCCATAAGTTGATTACCTATCCGCGTTCTGACAGCCGTTATTTGCCGGATGAACATTTTGCCGGACGGCATGCGGTGCTGAATGCGATTCAGGCACATCAGCCCAATTTGACACCGCCCACGGATTTTAATCCTGATCAGAAGAACCGCTGCTGGGATGATAAGAAGGTGGATGCTCACCACGCCATTATCCCTACCGCCCGCGCCAGCAAAGTGAACCTGACGGAAAATGAAGCCAATATTTACGGCCTGGTGGCGCGTCAGTATCTGATGCAATTCTGCCCTGATGCGGTGTTCCGTAAATGCGTTATCGATCTCGAGATTGGCGGCGGCAAGTTTGTTGCCAAAGCGCGCTTTCTGGCAGAAGCGGGGTGGCGTGCCTTACTGGGGAGCAAAGAGCGCGATGAAGAGAACGATGGCACGCCTTTACCGGTGGTCGCGAAAGGGGATGAGCTGCTGTGCGAGCGCGGTGAAGTGCTTGCCAAGCAGACACAGCCGCCGCGCCCGTTCACCGATGCTACGCTGTTATCCGCCATGACCGGCATCGCGCGTTTTGTTCAGGATAAAGAATTAAAGAAAGTGCTGCGTGCGACCGATGGTTTAGGAACGGAAGCGACGCGAGCCGGCATTATTGAATTATTGTTCCGCCGGACATTCCTCTTAAAGAAAGGCCGCTATATTCATTCTACGGACGCGGGCAGGGCGCTGATCCATGCGTTACCTGAAATGGCGGCCCGGCCAGATATGACGGCTCAATGGGAATCGACATTAACACGCATCAGTGAAAAGGCCTGCCGCTACGATGAGTTTATGCAGCCGCTGGTTGCCACGCTGATCGGGTTAATTGGCGAAGCGCGTCAGCGACCCTCGTTGCAATCATTTAGAGGCATTGCCGCACCGGCCGCTAAACGTAAAGCAAAACCGAAATCGACCCGGCGTAAAACCAAGGAGACAGAGTGA
- a CDS encoding YnjH family protein, whose product MNSALANRQPENSRMGNTDVVVDMPPEVWTQGQNNQQSNCLQCCTYENRSYSEGAVVKAEGVLLQCGRDEKVMGTNPLIWKIIK is encoded by the coding sequence ATGAATTCGGCGCTGGCGAACCGCCAGCCGGAAAACAGTCGCATGGGCAATACGGATGTGGTGGTTGATATGCCACCGGAAGTCTGGACACAGGGACAGAATAATCAGCAGAGCAACTGTCTGCAGTGCTGCACTTATGAGAATCGCAGTTATTCTGAAGGAGCGGTCGTGAAAGCGGAGGGCGTGCTGCTGCAGTGCGGACGTGATGAGAAAGTGATGGGCACTAACCCGCTTATCTGGAAAATCATCAAGTAA
- the xthA gene encoding exodeoxyribonuclease III: protein MKFISFNINGLRARPHQLEALVEQHQPDVIGLQETKVHDDMFPLEDVSKLGYNVFYHGQKGHYGVALLTKAQPVSVRRGFPGDDEDSQRRLIMAEIPSPIGDITVINGYFPQGESRDHPTKFPAKEKFYRDLQDYLEQQLAVDKPVLIMGDMNISSTDLDIGIGEDNRKRWLRTGKCSFLPEEREWMDRLLHWGLVDTWRAKYPETADRFSWFDYRSKGFDDNRGLRIDLLLASQPLAARCIESGIDYEIRSMEKPSDHAPVWSTFNLEK, encoded by the coding sequence ATGAAATTCATCTCTTTCAACATCAACGGCTTGCGCGCACGCCCTCATCAACTTGAAGCCCTCGTCGAGCAGCATCAGCCGGATGTGATTGGCCTGCAGGAAACCAAAGTTCACGATGACATGTTCCCGCTCGAAGACGTCAGCAAACTGGGTTACAACGTGTTTTATCATGGCCAAAAAGGCCACTACGGCGTCGCGCTGCTGACCAAGGCTCAGCCCGTTTCGGTACGTCGTGGTTTTCCCGGTGATGATGAAGATTCACAACGCCGCCTGATCATGGCGGAAATCCCTAGCCCGATTGGCGACATCACCGTGATTAACGGTTACTTCCCGCAGGGTGAAAGCCGTGACCATCCAACCAAATTCCCGGCGAAAGAGAAGTTCTACCGTGATTTACAGGATTATCTGGAACAGCAGTTGGCGGTTGATAAGCCGGTGCTGATCATGGGTGACATGAATATCAGCAGTACCGATCTTGATATCGGCATTGGCGAAGATAACCGTAAGCGCTGGCTGCGCACCGGTAAATGCTCATTCCTGCCAGAAGAGCGTGAGTGGATGGATCGCCTGTTGCATTGGGGTCTGGTCGATACCTGGCGCGCGAAATACCCGGAAACGGCTGACCGTTTCTCCTGGTTCGACTACCGTTCAAAAGGTTTTGACGATAACCGTGGTCTGCGTATCGACCTGTTGCTGGCCAGCCAACCGCTGGCGGCACGTTGCATCGAGAGCGGCATCGACTACGAGATCCGCAGCATGGAAAAACCCTCTGATCATGCACCGGTCTGGTCAACGTTCAATCTGGAAAAATAA
- the purU gene encoding formyltetrahydrofolate deformylase, translating to MQAQNTQRKVLRTICPDAKGLIAKITNICYKHELNIVQNNEFVDHRTGRFFMRTELEGIFNDNTLLADLDSALPVGSVRELQSAGRRRVVILVTKEAHCLGDLLMKCAFGGLDMEIAAVIGNHETLRSLVERFDIPFVLVSHEGLTREEHDNRMGDEIDRYQPDYVVLAKYMRVLTPAFVQRYPNQIINIHHSFLPAFIGARPYHQAYERGVKIIGATAHYVNDNLDEGPIIMQDVINVDHSYTAEEMMRAGRDVEKNVLSRALYKVLGQRVFVYGNRTIIL from the coding sequence ATGCAAGCGCAAAACACGCAACGAAAAGTTTTACGGACCATTTGCCCAGATGCGAAAGGCCTGATCGCCAAGATCACCAACATTTGCTACAAGCATGAACTCAACATTGTGCAAAACAACGAGTTTGTCGATCACCGCACCGGGCGCTTTTTCATGCGCACAGAGCTGGAGGGGATTTTCAACGACAATACCCTGCTGGCCGATCTCGACAGCGCATTGCCAGTAGGTTCGGTCCGTGAATTACAGAGTGCCGGCCGTCGTCGCGTGGTGATTTTGGTGACTAAAGAGGCGCACTGCCTGGGCGATTTACTGATGAAATGCGCGTTTGGTGGTCTCGATATGGAGATTGCTGCCGTCATCGGTAACCATGAAACACTGCGCTCGCTTGTTGAACGTTTCGATATTCCGTTTGTGCTGGTCAGCCATGAAGGCCTGACGCGCGAAGAGCATGACAATCGCATGGGCGACGAAATCGATCGTTACCAGCCGGATTACGTGGTTCTGGCAAAATACATGCGCGTGCTGACACCGGCCTTCGTGCAGCGTTACCCTAATCAAATCATCAACATTCACCACTCGTTCCTGCCTGCCTTTATCGGCGCGCGCCCTTACCATCAGGCTTACGAGCGTGGCGTTAAAATTATCGGTGCCACCGCGCACTACGTGAATGACAACCTGGATGAAGGTCCAATCATCATGCAGGACGTGATCAACGTCGACCATAGCTACACCGCAGAAGAGATGATGCGTGCCGGGCGTGATGTCGAGAAGAATGTCCTGAGCCGTGCGCTGTATAAAGTGCTTGGCCAGCGCGTGTTCGTTTACGGTAACCGCACCATCATTCTGTAA
- a CDS encoding YchJ family protein: MSEKCPCCSGKQYSLCCQPFLSGQAFPASAEQLMRSRYTAYVEKNAGYLAATWHSSKRVADLETLLSESFSGTEWLGLNVTRCNHGSHENEAFVTFFARYREKERTSAIYECSRFLREDQRWYYIDGTVPELGRNNRCPCGSDKKYKKCCG, from the coding sequence GTGTCTGAAAAGTGCCCCTGCTGCAGCGGAAAGCAGTATAGCTTATGTTGCCAGCCCTTTCTGAGCGGTCAGGCATTCCCTGCCAGCGCTGAACAATTAATGCGTTCACGCTATACCGCCTATGTTGAAAAGAACGCGGGCTATCTGGCTGCGACCTGGCACTCCAGTAAGCGTGTGGCCGACCTTGAGACGTTATTATCTGAAAGTTTTTCCGGCACTGAATGGCTGGGCTTGAATGTAACCCGTTGTAATCATGGAAGCCACGAGAATGAAGCCTTTGTGACCTTTTTTGCGCGTTACCGCGAAAAAGAGCGCACTTCGGCCATCTATGAATGTTCACGCTTTCTTCGTGAGGATCAACGCTGGTACTATATCGACGGAACGGTGCCCGAGCTGGGGCGCAACAATCGCTGTCCTTGTGGCTCCGATAAAAAATACAAAAAATGTTGTGGTTAA
- the rssA gene encoding patatin-like phospholipase RssA yields MRKVRIGLALGSGAAKGWAHIGVINGLERAGIEIDVVAGCSVGALVGSAYVNGRLGVMEKWVSAFRYWDVIRLMDLSWQRGGLLRGDRVFSHIRQLIPNEFIEGCNKPFGVVASNLSTGRELWLTEGDLHQAVRASCSMPGLLPPVGYNGYWLVDGAVVNPVPISLTRALGADIVIAVDLQHDAHLMQQDLLSVTPQSGEEEAAAEALSWGKKLRQRILGLTHRRANQTPGAMEIMSTSIQILENRLKRNRMAGDPPDVLIQPFCPQISTLDFHRAEEAIAAGKAAVEKKMDELLPLVRGR; encoded by the coding sequence ATGAGAAAGGTGAGGATCGGGCTGGCCCTGGGTTCAGGTGCCGCCAAAGGTTGGGCGCACATTGGTGTGATTAATGGGCTGGAGCGTGCCGGCATTGAAATTGATGTGGTTGCAGGCTGCTCAGTCGGCGCGCTGGTGGGATCGGCATACGTCAATGGGCGGCTGGGCGTAATGGAAAAGTGGGTGAGCGCATTTCGCTATTGGGATGTGATCCGCCTCATGGATCTGTCGTGGCAGCGTGGTGGTTTGCTTCGCGGTGACCGCGTGTTCAGCCACATCCGTCAGTTGATCCCCAATGAATTTATTGAGGGGTGCAATAAACCTTTTGGCGTGGTGGCCTCGAATTTAAGTACCGGCCGTGAGTTGTGGTTAACCGAAGGTGATTTGCATCAGGCAGTACGCGCGTCCTGTAGTATGCCAGGCTTATTACCACCTGTTGGCTACAATGGTTACTGGCTGGTGGATGGTGCCGTGGTCAATCCGGTGCCGATATCTCTGACACGAGCCCTCGGCGCCGACATTGTCATCGCGGTGGACTTACAGCATGACGCGCATCTAATGCAGCAGGATTTATTGTCGGTGACGCCACAGAGCGGCGAAGAAGAGGCCGCGGCTGAAGCATTAAGCTGGGGCAAAAAATTGCGCCAGCGCATACTGGGTCTGACGCACCGCCGGGCGAATCAAACGCCGGGCGCCATGGAGATCATGTCCACATCCATCCAGATTCTGGAAAACCGCCTTAAACGTAATCGTATGGCGGGCGATCCACCGGATGTGCTGATTCAACCGTTTTGTCCGCAGATATCCACACTGGATTTTCATCGTGCAGAAGAAGCCATTGCGGCAGGTAAAGCCGCCGTCGAGAAAAAAATGGATGAACTATTACCGCTGGTCCGTGGCAGATAA
- the rssB gene encoding two-component system response regulator RssB — translation MEKPLIGKKILIVEDEVVFRSMLDTMLVGLGASTLEAGDGLDGLTLLSAQAVDLVICDLEMPRMGGLQFVERIRSRGNSVPILIISATQNMADIAHVLRLGVQDVLLKPLRNLERFREAVYECLYPSMFTSKVEEDEQLFQDWDALVRDPLAASKLLKQLQPPVQQTIANCRINYRQLTMAEQPGLVLDIAALSDKDLAFYCLDVTRAGDNGVLAALLLRALFNGLLQEQLFGQKQRLPELNGLLRQVNMLLRQANLSGQFPLLVGYYHRQLKNLILVSAGLNATLHINTHQIQLSNGVPLGTMGSTHLNQISQRADAWQCHVWGAGGRLRLMLSAEE, via the coding sequence ATGGAAAAACCACTAATCGGCAAAAAGATACTCATTGTCGAAGATGAGGTCGTTTTCCGTTCGATGTTAGACACTATGTTGGTGGGGCTGGGAGCCAGCACGCTGGAAGCGGGAGATGGCCTCGATGGCTTAACCTTACTGTCGGCTCAAGCCGTGGATCTGGTGATTTGCGATCTGGAGATGCCGCGCATGGGGGGGCTTCAGTTCGTCGAACGTATTCGCAGTCGCGGCAATAGCGTGCCAATTTTGATCATCTCCGCCACGCAGAACATGGCAGATATTGCGCATGTCCTGCGCCTTGGGGTTCAGGATGTTCTGCTTAAGCCGCTCAGAAACCTCGAACGTTTTCGTGAAGCTGTATATGAGTGTCTTTACCCTTCGATGTTCACTTCTAAAGTTGAGGAAGATGAACAACTGTTTCAGGACTGGGATGCACTGGTTCGCGATCCTTTAGCTGCGTCTAAGCTACTGAAGCAGTTGCAACCGCCGGTTCAGCAAACCATCGCTAATTGCCGCATTAACTATCGCCAACTGACCATGGCTGAACAGCCGGGGCTGGTGCTGGATATCGCCGCGTTGTCCGACAAGGATTTGGCCTTCTACTGTCTTGATGTGACCCGAGCAGGCGATAATGGCGTGTTGGCCGCCTTACTGTTGCGCGCGCTGTTCAACGGCCTGTTACAGGAACAACTTTTCGGACAGAAACAGCGCCTGCCGGAGTTAAACGGCCTGCTGCGCCAGGTCAATATGCTGTTACGCCAGGCCAATCTCAGTGGCCAGTTCCCCTTGCTGGTGGGGTACTACCATCGTCAGTTGAAAAACCTGATTCTGGTCTCCGCTGGCCTCAACGCCACATTGCACATTAACACCCATCAGATTCAACTCAGTAATGGCGTGCCGCTTGGTACTATGGGCAGTACGCACCTCAATCAGATCAGTCAACGCGCGGATGCCTGGCAGTGCCATGTGTGGGGCGCGGGTGGCAGGCTACGGCTGATGTTATCGGCTGAAGAATAA